A window from Leptothermofonsia sichuanensis E412 encodes these proteins:
- the hemN gene encoding oxygen-independent coproporphyrinogen III oxidase codes for MTTLLPAVQFNRELLNKYDQALPRYTSYPPATELSVNFGTCDYNQAIATLNQRSSPLSLYVHIPFCQSACYFCGCNVIVSNHQNIASSYLEYLIKEIQQTSAQLDSCKPVVQMHWGGGTPNYLSIEQVEQLWTAIHRHFKFAPNAEISIEINPRYVDQPYIQALREIGFNRISFGIQDFNSQVQAAVNRIQPEELLFNVMGWVRQAQFDSVNVDLIYGLPYQTLQTFEETIQKTIDLNPNRIAIFNFAYIPWIKPVQKNIPEHALPSPQEKLEILQMAIANLTRNEYFYIGMDHFAKPDDELAIAQNNGTLKRNFQGYTTQPDTELLGFGLTSISMLHDAYFQNHKRLRDYYQAIDQQRPPVERGIHLHRDDIIRREIIMQLMCHFGLSKPEFETKYHLDFDTYFAPELINLQTLAADGLVRLFSRRIEVTPTGRLLIRNIAAVFDAYLRDRVASPAENPTIANFSRAI; via the coding sequence ATGACAACTTTGCTGCCTGCGGTGCAATTTAATCGAGAGCTGCTGAATAAATATGATCAAGCGTTACCCCGTTACACCAGCTATCCACCTGCGACTGAACTGAGCGTGAATTTTGGCACCTGTGACTATAACCAGGCGATCGCCACCCTGAATCAACGTTCATCCCCGTTATCTCTCTACGTCCACATTCCCTTTTGTCAGAGTGCCTGCTATTTCTGCGGTTGTAATGTCATTGTTTCCAATCATCAAAACATTGCATCGTCCTACCTGGAATATTTAATCAAAGAAATTCAGCAGACATCTGCCCAACTGGACTCCTGTAAACCTGTGGTGCAAATGCATTGGGGGGGTGGAACCCCCAACTATTTGAGCATTGAACAGGTTGAACAGTTGTGGACAGCCATTCATCGCCATTTCAAGTTCGCACCCAATGCAGAAATTTCGATTGAGATCAATCCTCGCTACGTTGACCAGCCCTATATTCAGGCATTACGAGAGATTGGCTTTAACCGCATCAGTTTTGGCATTCAGGATTTCAACTCCCAGGTGCAGGCAGCCGTCAACCGGATTCAGCCGGAGGAGTTACTGTTTAATGTCATGGGCTGGGTGCGGCAGGCACAATTTGACAGTGTCAATGTGGATTTGATCTATGGATTGCCTTACCAGACCCTACAGACCTTTGAAGAGACGATTCAAAAAACGATCGATTTGAATCCGAATCGAATTGCCATCTTCAATTTTGCCTATATTCCCTGGATTAAGCCAGTCCAAAAGAACATTCCAGAACACGCGCTACCATCACCGCAGGAAAAACTGGAGATCCTGCAAATGGCGATCGCCAATCTTACCCGAAATGAGTACTTCTACATTGGGATGGATCACTTTGCCAAACCCGATGATGAACTGGCGATCGCCCAGAACAACGGTACCCTGAAGCGCAACTTCCAGGGCTACACCACTCAACCAGATACCGAATTACTTGGCTTTGGGCTGACCTCCATCAGTATGCTGCACGATGCCTATTTTCAGAATCACAAGCGGTTACGGGATTACTACCAGGCAATTGACCAGCAGCGACCTCCGGTTGAAAGAGGAATTCATCTCCATCGGGATGACATCATTCGCCGCGAAATCATCATGCAATTGATGTGTCATTTTGGCCTGTCTAAACCTGAATTTGAAACGAAATACCATTTAGACTTTGACACCTACTTTGCACCAGAACTGATTAACCTCCAGACGCTGGCAGCAGATGGATTGGTCAGACTCTTTTCCAGGCGAATTGAGGTAACCCCTACAGGGCGGTTGCTGATTCGAAATATTGCCGCTGTTTTTGATGCCTATCTGCGCGATCGCGTGGCGTCTCCAGCAGAGAATCCCACCATTGCAAATTTCTCCAGAGCTATTTGA